One genomic segment of Bacteroidota bacterium includes these proteins:
- a CDS encoding T9SS type A sorting domain-containing protein has product MKTIYIFSIILFIVLYTQVNGQVKYVDIEPDIRLEGVHHLNLDLDSNGSIDFRLIHDTVLANWPNEGAQINVIHHMGMNEIVGQESGHFYPKPLAFNTLLFDGSKSWGIFEDNLALYVWVITGGVLSHHGLWRYLSDDRFVGFRMQSDQGQLYGWIRLFVSPDGKYMVFRDYAYMELPDIPMLTGQGIPIKTVEKLEVSDEFDFGDGRDLQISFSPPQDEIALSHYRVLVIKSSAIGSIDLLAATNVPVGNVTKVYPGPNPYSFFLDENTKDVDGECIKTGEEYVVKVLSLGRLLDNPENALSAPSAPFSLNKLSAIKENAKEDISVSTSNNQCIISSDSKIITIQLYNLNGQLYKTVNSNSNYVTINLGEFDRGALILRIETEQKIINRKIYITF; this is encoded by the coding sequence ATGAAAACCATTTATATATTCAGTATTATTCTTTTCATTGTTCTGTATACTCAGGTTAACGGTCAAGTAAAATATGTAGATATTGAGCCAGATATCAGACTGGAAGGTGTTCATCATTTGAACCTTGACTTGGATAGCAACGGCTCAATTGATTTTAGATTAATACATGATACAGTATTAGCCAATTGGCCTAACGAAGGAGCTCAAATCAATGTTATTCACCACATGGGGATGAATGAGATTGTTGGACAAGAAAGCGGCCATTTTTACCCCAAACCTCTAGCTTTTAACACCTTACTTTTTGATGGCAGTAAAAGTTGGGGAATATTTGAAGACAACTTGGCTTTGTATGTTTGGGTTATTACAGGAGGAGTTTTAAGCCATCATGGTTTATGGCGATATTTATCTGACGATAGATTCGTTGGATTCAGAATGCAATCCGATCAGGGGCAGTTGTATGGTTGGATTCGACTTTTTGTTTCTCCAGATGGCAAATACATGGTTTTCAGAGATTATGCATATATGGAATTACCCGACATTCCCATGCTTACGGGTCAAGGTATTCCTATAAAAACAGTTGAAAAATTAGAGGTTAGCGATGAGTTTGATTTTGGTGACGGAAGGGACCTGCAGATTTCATTTAGCCCCCCGCAAGATGAGATTGCTTTAAGTCATTATCGGGTTTTGGTTATTAAATCTTCAGCAATAGGTAGTATTGATCTTTTAGCAGCGACAAATGTTCCTGTAGGTAACGTCACCAAAGTTTATCCTGGTCCAAATCCTTATTCATTTTTTCTGGATGAGAATACGAAAGATGTTGATGGAGAATGTATTAAAACTGGCGAAGAATATGTTGTTAAGGTTTTAAGTCTTGGACGGTTGTTAGACAATCCTGAAAACGCCTTATCCGCTCCTTCTGCACCATTCTCTCTCAACAAACTTTCAGCAATCAAAGAAAATGCAAAAGAAGATATATCTGTTTCAACATCAAACAATCAATGCATTATATCTTCAGATTCAAAAATCATAACGATTCAATTGTATAATTTAAATGGTCAATTATATAAAACCGTTAATTCAAACTCCAATTATGTTACAATCAACTTAGGTGAATTTGATAGAGGAGCTCTGATTTTGAGAATAGAAACCGAGCAAAAAATAATTAACCGAAAAATATATATCACTTTTTAG
- a CDS encoding T9SS type A sorting domain-containing protein, whose product MKKILLILIGGFFGILSSANAQDTLSAWTFPTGTDMDSNANDGIYTAYSIHTFGGTDKITFSKNGLTTKAAQATAWNNGANSKGWEIRTMTQGYKDILVLSKQTSGGNNPGPRDFKLQYSLDNIVWTDVANAIVNVQNDWTSGVLSVGLPTNCNDEVSVRIRWIMVSDTASDGSLIAANGTGKIDDIFILGTKINTGFENVSKIESSIYPNPVVDILYANDVQEFTIYTSSGQLIKNYKLNQKQSSVDLSDIEKGIYFVRMINFDQEISSQTLLKK is encoded by the coding sequence ATGAAAAAAATACTATTAATTTTAATTGGAGGTTTCTTTGGAATATTGAGCTCTGCAAACGCACAAGACACACTAAGCGCCTGGACATTTCCAACAGGAACTGATATGGATAGCAATGCCAATGATGGAATTTACACAGCTTATTCAATTCACACATTTGGTGGCACAGACAAAATTACGTTTTCAAAAAATGGTTTAACAACCAAAGCTGCACAAGCAACAGCTTGGAATAATGGTGCAAATAGCAAAGGCTGGGAAATTCGTACAATGACACAAGGTTATAAGGATATATTGGTGTTATCGAAACAAACATCTGGAGGAAATAATCCAGGGCCACGAGATTTCAAACTACAATACAGTTTAGACAATATTGTTTGGACAGATGTTGCAAATGCCATTGTTAATGTTCAAAACGATTGGACATCCGGAGTTCTTTCAGTTGGTTTACCTACGAATTGTAATGATGAAGTAAGTGTTAGAATCCGTTGGATTATGGTAAGCGATACAGCCTCAGATGGCAGCCTTATAGCGGCCAATGGAACTGGCAAAATTGATGATATTTTTATTCTGGGAACTAAGATTAATACAGGCTTTGAGAATGTATCAAAAATAGAATCGTCAATTTACCCAAATCCTGTGGTAGATATTTTATACGCAAATGATGTTCAGGAGTTTACAATTTACACTTCAAGTGGTCAGCTTATAAAAAATTACAAATTAAATCAAAAGCAATCTTCTGTAGATTTATCTGATATTGAAAAAGGAATTTACTTTGTTAGGATGATTAACTTTGATCAGGAAATAAGTAGTCAAACTCTTTTGAAGAAATAA
- a CDS encoding T9SS type A sorting domain-containing protein has translation MKKLFMLSLLILFSSLTVRSQVEIPNGDFESNTGNQIDGWLLKSGDCQVREYLILNGPSGQVTIDPVSGERFVTLMNGGASLGKLETNFPLNARPEYFSFYCGYLPGTSSGEKFGFFLIFTKYNQNKGMNDTILSVGGYLPASGQIVPWARISGSLSSYYQSGETPDMAQIVFMTDVATNSSGQVIASPYTVLALDNVAFPASISTGNELTLRNVEEFKAYPNPFSSATNISYQLLNNSQVKVQIFDLNGKLIQTLVDENKKAGNYIEFFNGNEFPEGIYIYRIETDLGSQTGKLILQ, from the coding sequence ATGAAAAAGTTGTTTATGCTTTCGTTGCTCATTCTATTCAGTTCATTAACAGTACGTTCTCAGGTAGAAATTCCAAATGGAGATTTTGAATCAAATACTGGAAATCAAATTGATGGTTGGTTGCTAAAAAGTGGTGATTGTCAGGTAAGAGAATACTTAATTCTTAACGGACCAAGCGGGCAGGTAACTATCGATCCCGTTTCAGGAGAAAGGTTTGTAACATTGATGAATGGTGGTGCAAGTTTAGGAAAACTGGAAACAAATTTTCCGTTAAATGCTCGTCCTGAATATTTTTCATTTTACTGTGGTTACTTACCAGGTACTTCAAGTGGTGAGAAGTTTGGGTTTTTCCTCATTTTCACAAAATACAATCAGAACAAAGGAATGAATGATACAATTTTATCTGTTGGTGGATATCTACCAGCTTCAGGTCAAATTGTACCATGGGCAAGAATCTCTGGATCATTAAGTTCATATTATCAATCAGGAGAAACTCCGGATATGGCTCAAATTGTATTTATGACAGATGTGGCGACTAATAGTTCGGGACAAGTTATTGCATCTCCATACACGGTATTGGCTCTTGACAATGTTGCTTTTCCAGCATCAATTTCAACAGGAAATGAGTTAACTCTAAGAAATGTTGAAGAATTTAAAGCCTATCCAAATCCTTTCAGCTCTGCAACAAATATCAGTTATCAATTACTGAATAACAGTCAGGTAAAAGTGCAGATTTTTGATCTGAATGGCAAGCTCATACAAACTTTAGTCGATGAGAATAAGAAAGCAGGAAATTATATTGAGTTTTTCAATGGCAATGAGTTTCCAGAAGGCATATATATTTATCGCATTGAAACTGATTTGGGATCACAAACTGGGAAACTTATTCTTCAATAG
- a CDS encoding TonB-dependent receptor: MKKWLFSLILLLATSFTYAQNNLIGQVVNAETGEALQHAHIYIKELNRGLLSNDTGFFFLKEIESNKLSVYISYVGFTEFNQQIDLSIGNTYSFPLSPSAFTSSTYVVTATRNKQEVSMIPARVDVIDEERIKSQSASNTDNYLQSVSGIYVNRSGGIFSRNASVSLRGLSSSARTLILLDGVPLNHASGGTINWHMIPVQDIRKIEIIKGPASAIYGMNAMGGVINILTNSPESGLGAEAEFGFGNFNTSAHRITVSNLHEFNKKNLYWSFNVSNKKGDGYFVTPDNLLDWYDAPLSIRETKASIKVGSKLSPSSHIENNFFYYDDIRFSGNEFYEPRGSFEKFNTLQNSLNYSSLFGKTQIDVVAFAHQENYYRLNENINNTELYKLSETFHKKDDIGLFLKVNRRFFKNHIVTSGIDLKEGLYDGKVIYRTTTDILNYQGNMLFAGIYAQDEFSLWKNKLSFNLGLRFDHVVFSDGAFGVENPTGETGFIDNESEKYSTKNWQSFSPKVGFRYKFWKSNSFYASVSKGFMPPKTDDLVRSGKISKGFKIANSELQAETLTNYEAGFSLNPSKKINIKTSFYKSFGKNFLYLLQTGDSIDMGDDTYRQIYKRRNIAEVEISGFEIDLNYTFSKALNFQANYTFSQPIISAYKDDEQQTNSSLVGKYLAETPFQQVFSSICWNNKIVNTSVSYNLIGKQFADDLNEFELQRYYLIDLRFSRNFGNHISTNLDIQNILNQKYLDRKGNQSIGRFVLLSIQYKI, encoded by the coding sequence ATGAAGAAATGGTTATTTTCATTAATCCTGCTACTTGCTACTAGTTTCACATATGCTCAAAACAATTTGATTGGTCAAGTTGTAAATGCTGAAACAGGAGAAGCACTTCAACATGCCCATATTTACATCAAAGAACTCAATAGAGGCTTGCTGAGTAATGATACCGGCTTTTTTTTTCTCAAGGAAATTGAATCGAATAAGTTGTCTGTTTATATTTCATATGTTGGGTTTACAGAATTCAATCAGCAAATTGATTTAAGCATAGGAAATACTTACTCCTTCCCTTTGTCACCCAGCGCATTTACTTCCAGCACCTATGTTGTTACAGCCACCCGAAACAAACAGGAAGTTTCAATGATTCCTGCTCGTGTAGATGTAATAGATGAAGAAAGAATTAAATCTCAATCAGCAAGCAATACCGACAATTATTTACAAAGTGTCTCAGGTATATATGTCAACCGCAGTGGCGGTATTTTTTCACGCAATGCTAGTGTGAGTTTAAGAGGTTTGAGCAGTAGTGCCCGAACGCTAATTCTTCTTGATGGAGTGCCTTTAAATCATGCATCAGGGGGAACAATCAATTGGCATATGATTCCGGTTCAGGATATTCGAAAAATAGAAATTATCAAAGGACCAGCAAGTGCGATTTATGGAATGAATGCCATGGGTGGTGTTATCAATATTCTTACAAATTCTCCTGAAAGTGGGTTGGGCGCTGAAGCGGAGTTTGGTTTTGGTAATTTCAATACTTCGGCACATCGAATTACCGTGTCCAATCTTCATGAGTTTAACAAAAAGAATCTGTACTGGAGCTTTAATGTATCGAATAAGAAAGGTGACGGATATTTCGTAACTCCAGATAATTTATTGGATTGGTATGATGCTCCTTTAAGTATTCGAGAAACCAAAGCTTCGATTAAAGTAGGTTCAAAATTAAGTCCTTCCAGTCACATCGAAAACAACTTCTTTTATTACGATGATATCCGATTTAGTGGAAATGAGTTTTACGAGCCAAGGGGTAGTTTTGAGAAGTTTAACACGCTCCAAAACAGTTTAAATTATTCCAGTCTTTTTGGCAAAACACAAATTGATGTTGTAGCCTTTGCCCATCAAGAAAACTATTACCGATTGAATGAAAACATCAACAATACCGAGCTGTATAAACTGAGTGAAACCTTTCATAAAAAGGACGATATTGGATTGTTTTTAAAAGTCAATCGCAGGTTTTTCAAAAATCACATAGTCACTTCAGGAATCGATCTGAAAGAAGGTTTATATGATGGGAAAGTGATTTACAGAACGACCACTGACATCCTCAATTATCAAGGGAATATGCTTTTTGCCGGCATCTATGCCCAAGACGAATTCAGTCTTTGGAAAAATAAGCTCAGTTTTAATTTGGGTCTGCGTTTCGATCATGTAGTATTTTCTGATGGCGCTTTTGGTGTAGAAAATCCAACCGGAGAAACAGGTTTCATTGACAATGAATCAGAAAAATACAGCACTAAAAACTGGCAGTCATTTAGTCCAAAAGTTGGTTTCAGATACAAATTCTGGAAGAGTAACTCTTTCTATGCATCTGTATCCAAAGGTTTTATGCCGCCTAAAACGGATGATCTTGTTCGCTCAGGAAAAATATCCAAAGGCTTTAAAATTGCCAATTCTGAATTGCAAGCAGAAACTTTAACTAATTATGAAGCAGGATTTTCGCTGAATCCATCAAAAAAAATAAACATTAAGACCAGTTTCTATAAATCTTTTGGCAAAAACTTTTTGTACTTATTGCAAACAGGCGATTCCATTGATATGGGAGACGATACATATCGACAGATTTATAAGAGAAGAAATATTGCTGAAGTTGAGATTAGCGGTTTTGAAATTGATTTGAACTACACATTTTCAAAAGCTTTAAATTTTCAGGCAAATTACACATTTAGTCAACCAATAATTTCAGCCTATAAGGATGATGAACAACAAACAAATAGCTCATTAGTCGGTAAATATTTAGCAGAAACCCCCTTTCAACAAGTATTTTCAAGCATTTGTTGGAACAATAAAATTGTTAACACAAGTGTGAGTTATAACTTAATAGGCAAGCAATTCGCTGACGATTTAAACGAATTTGAGCTGCAGCGATATTATCTGATTGATTTACGCTTTTCCCGAAACTTCGGAAATCATATTTCCACCAATCTGGATATTCAAAACATATTAAATCAAAAATACTTAGACCGAAAAGGCAATCAATCTATTGGTCGATTTGTACTATTATCAATTCAATACAAAATCTAA
- a CDS encoding helix-turn-helix transcriptional regulator — protein MFSKIKSIIPIFCILFFVTITAGFSQKIQHKGYISGQLSIDTIWDAKLYLSYIENFNEMYSMSNESIIEETKIDSTGAFFFKLDFLSAEDNLYRIHVVKKGDPPASLIIGGSEENHFFVIANKQSQIKVQSSPNSGIFNDIVFEASPINSSFQYIDNMANYIDSMSLYGLSLKKEFISKAINEKYRSIADTSHHPLIALYAIYQSKFESNYPLYKDYYSKFTKKWKSDKSTYFIAFRNQMPSKSKYHTFLFVLLAIGCIVLGYLLSILKMSPNKKSKSLNNLSIQERKILVLIQQGLSNQEISDQCNIGMSTVKSHVSNIYGKLKIKSRKEALNIKTLEI, from the coding sequence ATGTTTTCCAAAATCAAAAGTATAATCCCTATTTTTTGCATACTGTTTTTTGTTACGATAACGGCTGGCTTTAGCCAGAAAATTCAACATAAAGGATATATTTCAGGGCAGTTATCAATTGATACTATCTGGGATGCTAAGCTCTATTTATCGTATATCGAAAATTTCAATGAAATGTATTCCATGTCGAATGAAAGTATCATTGAAGAAACGAAAATAGATTCTACAGGAGCATTTTTTTTCAAACTGGATTTTCTATCAGCTGAGGATAATCTGTACCGGATACATGTGGTCAAAAAAGGAGATCCTCCTGCCTCCCTTATTATTGGAGGCAGTGAGGAAAATCACTTCTTTGTTATTGCAAACAAGCAATCTCAAATTAAAGTCCAGAGTTCGCCTAACTCAGGAATTTTCAACGATATTGTATTTGAAGCTTCACCCATTAATAGTTCATTTCAGTACATTGATAATATGGCAAATTACATTGATAGCATGAGTTTGTATGGCTTAAGCCTTAAAAAGGAATTTATCAGCAAAGCTATAAACGAAAAATACAGAAGTATTGCCGATACAAGTCATCACCCACTGATTGCTTTATACGCTATATATCAAAGTAAATTCGAATCCAACTACCCCTTGTATAAGGATTATTATTCCAAATTCACTAAAAAATGGAAGTCTGATAAATCAACCTATTTCATTGCATTCCGAAACCAAATGCCTTCAAAATCGAAATACCATACATTTCTATTTGTTTTACTCGCCATTGGATGTATTGTTTTGGGTTATTTATTAAGTATCCTAAAAATGTCTCCAAACAAAAAATCAAAATCGCTAAATAACTTAAGCATACAGGAGCGAAAGATTCTGGTTCTGATTCAGCAAGGATTAAGCAATCAGGAAATATCCGATCAATGCAATATTGGCATGAGCACAGTTAAATCACATGTTAGTAATATTTATGGAAAGCTTAAAATCAAGTCACGTAAAGAAGCATTGAATATCAAAACTTTGGAGATTTAG